One segment of Tachyglossus aculeatus isolate mTacAcu1 chromosome 16, mTacAcu1.pri, whole genome shotgun sequence DNA contains the following:
- the NPM3 gene encoding nucleoplasmin-3: MAASAASAAAALFLDSESRCRAAGSGGGTRGPAPVTMDSFVFGCELNGDTRSFTFKVEEEDDAEHVLALTMLCLVEGATDECNVVEVVARNHNNKEIAVPVANLKLSCQPMLSLDDFQLQPPVTFRLKSGSGPVHVTGRHQIVSVQSSDASDEEEEEEESEEEEDLLPIMPAKKQRGRQ; this comes from the exons ATggccgcctcagccgcctcagccgccgccGCTCTGTTCCTGGATTCCGAGTCCCGGTGTCGGGCCGCGGGGAGCGGCGGCGGCACGCGCGGCCCGGCGCCGGTCACCATGGACAGCTTCGTCTTCG gctgcgAGCTCAACGGCGACACGAGGTCCTTCACCttcaaggtggaagaggaggacgacGCGGAGCACGTCCTGGCGCTCACCATG CTGTGCCTTGTGGAAGGTGCCACGGACGAGTGTaacgtggtggaggtggtggctcGCAACCACAACAACAAGGAGATTGCAGTGCCCGTGGCCAACTTGAAGCTATCATGCCAGCCCATG CTCAGTTTGGACGACTTCCAGCTCCAGCCGCCTGTGACTTTCCGCCTGAAGTCTGGCTCCGGCCCTGTCCACGTCACCGGGCGGCACCAGATTG TGTCTGTTCAGAGCAGTGACGCatcagatgaggaggaggaggaggaagaaagcgaggaagaggaggacctgtTGCCCATCATGccagccaagaagcagcgtgggcggCAGTAA